One genomic window of Punica granatum isolate Tunisia-2019 chromosome 1, ASM765513v2, whole genome shotgun sequence includes the following:
- the LOC116204832 gene encoding uncharacterized protein LOC116204832: protein SIKMKIPSFQGKSDPEAYLEWEKKVEFVFDCYSYSELKKVKLAAIEFSDYAIVWWDQLMINRRRNREPPIDTWEEMKRVMRKRFVPSYYYRKLYNKLQSLRQGNRSVEEYFKEMEVAMIRANVEEDREATMARFLAGLNREIQNAVELQHYVELEDMVHMAIKIENQFKRRGNTRASQSPSTSTWKPNQWKKDEKQSTSMLKIEQKQEATSHVPQGKTDISTSRNRDIKCFKCQGRGHIASQCPNKRVMVMRDNGDIVTDTEDSDTDDMPPLEDIPEEEYLAPDALTLVARRALSLQTKGVEEVATMVEKLRLPMVKHPRPYKLQWLNDSGEIRVNKQVLVAFRIGKYEDEVLCDVVPMQAGHLLLGRPWQFDRRVKHDGFTNKYSFVLNQRSITLVPLTPQQIYEDQVRLRAINNITVKYRHPIPRLDDMLDELHGSCVFSKIVLKSGYHQIRMKEGDEWKTAFKTKYGLYEWLVMPFGLTNAPSTFMRLMNHVLRAFIGRFVVVYFDDILVYSKNLDDHKVHLKSVLDVLRKEKLFANMKKRTFCTDKLVFLGFVVSAQGIQVDEEKVRAIQEWPSPTSVSNKNVGFRWGEEQEKAFQLIKEKLTNAPLLSLPNFSKTFEIECDASGVGIGAVLTQEGRPIAYFSEKLSGAALNYPTYDKELYALVRALETWQHYLWPKEFVIHTDHESLKHLKGQHKLNKRHARWVEFIETFPYVIRYKQVQESHGGGLIFVHSATKFSPFEVVYGFNPLTPLDLSPLPLTEHVNLDGKKKAAFVKQIHEKTRLNIERKTEQYTKHANKGRHKLIFEPGDWVWLHMRKERFPAQRRSKLLPRGDGPFQVLKRINDNAYKLDLPGDDLRTNPFQEEGNDANRSTISRDPVQVPIGPITRARAKKFKDELNGLIQELLYVIF, encoded by the exons agtattaagatgaaaatcccatcgttccaaggaaagagtgatcccgaagcataccttgagtgggagaaaaaggtggagtttgtatttgattgttatagttattccgagctgaagaaagtcaaattggcagcaattgaattctcggattatgcaattgtttggtgggatcaattgatgataaataggcgaagaaatagagagccacctatagatacgtgggaggaaatgaaaagggtgatgaggaagcgatttgttcctagttattactaccggaagctgtataataagttacaaagtcttaggcaaggtaaccggagtgtagaggaatattttaaggagatggaagtggccatgattagagctaacgtagaggaggatcgggaggctactatggcaagatttttggctggattgaaccgagaaattcaaaatgccgtggaattacaacattatgtggagttggaggatatggtgcacatggccatcaagattgagaaccagttcaagaggagaggcaatacacgtgcaagccaaagtccaagcacatccacttggaaaccgaatcagtggaagaaagatgagaagcaatccacgtcgATGTTGAAAAtcgagcaaaagcaagaagcaaccagccatgttcctcaaggtaaaaccgacatttctacctccaggaatcgtgacattaagtgttttaaatgccaaggcaggggacacatagcaagtcaatgcccaaacaagcgggtcatggtgatgcgagacaatggtgacattgtgaccgacactgaagattccgacaccgatgacatgcccccattggaggacattcccgaggaggaatatttagccccagatgcattgacattggtggcaaggagagcattaagcttgcaaacaaaaggagttgaagaagt cgcaacaatggtggaaaaattaagactacccatggtgaagcaccctaggccgtacaagctgcaatggttgaatgatagtggtgagataagggtgaacaagcaggtgttagttgcatttcgaatcggtaaatacgaagatgaagtgttgtgtgatgtagtaccgatgcaagcaggacacttgttgctagggcgtccatggcaatttgatagacgagtgaagcatgatggctttacgaacaaatactcctttgtacttaatcaacgatcaatcactcttgtaccattgactccgcagcaaatatatgaggatcaagtgagattg cgagcaatcaacaacataacggtaaagtatcgtcatcctattcctcgcttagatgatatgttagatgagttacatggttcttgtgtattttctaaaattgttttaaagagtggttatcatcagattagaatgaaagaaggagatgaatggaaaactgcctttaaaacaaaatacggtttgtacgaatggttagttatgccttttggtttgactaatgctccaagcacttttatgagacttatgaatcatgttttgcgtgcatttataggtagatttgtggttgtctactttgatgatatactcgtttacagcaaaaacttagatgatcataaggtacatttgaaatctgtcttagatgtgcttaggaaggaaaagttatttgctaatatgaagaagcgtactttttgcaccgataagcttgtttttttgggttttgttgttagtgcacaaggtatacaggttgatgaggagaaggtacgtgcaatccaagagtggcctagtcccacaagtgtaagtaat aaaaacgttggatttagatggggagaagaacaagagaaggcgtttcagctaatcaaagagaagctgaccaacgctcctttattatctttacctaacttttctaaaacttttgagattgaatgtgatgcttcaggtgttggtataggtgcagttctcacgcaggaaggacgaccaattgcttacttcagcgaaaaactaagcggggcagccttaaactatccaacttatgataaagagttgtatgcattggttcgagctttagagacgtggcagcactacctatggcctaaggagttcgtgatacacaccgatcatgagtccttgaaacacttgaagggccaacacaaattaaacaaaagacatgcccgatgggtggagttcattgagacgtttccatacgtcattcggtataagcaag tgcaggaatcacatggtgggggattaat atttgttcattccgctactaaattttcaccatttgaagttgtttatggatttaatcctttaactccattggatttatctcctttacctttgactgagcatgttaatttagatggcaaaaagaaagctgcatttgtcaagcagattcatgagaaaacaagactcaacattgagcgaaaaacggagcagtatacaaaacacgccaacaagggccgtcataagctgatttttgaacccggagattgggtttggttgcatatgaggaaagagagatttccggcgcaaagacgttccaaactgcttccaagaggagatggaccttttcaagtcctgaagcgcatcaatgacaatgcctataaactagacttacctg gtgatgatttgaggacaaatccttttcaagaggaggggaatgatgcaaatcgtagcacgatttcaagggatccagttcaagttccaattggaccgattacgcgagcacgagcaaagaagtttaaagatgaactcaacggcctaattcaagag TTGTTGTATGTCatattttga